The Metamycoplasma gateae genome window below encodes:
- a CDS encoding Eco57I restriction-modification methylase domain-containing protein: protein MSKYIDVVDNFEINNHIENDKNNSKIYYIGDREIDYIFDYFNKLNNDNSHKITNDDICTPMECVKKMIDYIPSDFWKNKNLKILDPCCGNGNFGRIVELKQVKTIFDITKMNLVRYNNCKTLLNPKNIQNNNFFELTDEWNNHFDLIMANPPYSGGGNKNKSLSNHFIEKSMDMLNDGGYLCFITPNNWMT from the coding sequence ATGTCAAAATATATAGATGTAGTTGATAATTTTGAAATTAATAACCATATAGAAAATGATAAAAATAATTCAAAAATATATTATATAGGCGATAGAGAAATAGATTATATTTTTGATTACTTCAATAAATTAAATAATGATAATAGCCATAAAATAACTAACGATGATATATGCACGCCAATGGAATGCGTTAAAAAAATGATCGATTATATACCAAGTGATTTTTGGAAAAATAAGAATCTAAAAATCTTAGACCCATGTTGTGGTAATGGGAACTTCGGTCGTATTGTAGAACTAAAACAAGTGAAGACAATATTTGATATAACGAAAATGAATTTGGTAAGATATAACAATTGCAAAACCCTACTAAACCCAAAGAATATTCAAAACAATAATTTTTTTGAGTTAACTGATGAATGAAATAATCATTTTGATTTAATTATGGCTAATCCTCCGTATTCTGGCGGAGGCAATAAAAATAAGAGTCTTTCCAATCATTTTATAGAAAAATCTATGGATATGTTAAATGACGGTGGTTATTTATGTTTTATAACACCAAATAATTGAATGACTTAA
- a CDS encoding dimethylarginine dimethylaminohydrolase family protein → MTQMKDKFKNVIVKVPASSMVDGITSAPELGKPIYDLALVQHGKYIEALRSCGVEVTICPKNEQFPDSCFVEDTAVIVTGEIAILSNPGASTRNGEKHEMLPYLEKFFDKDHLFKIEAPGTLDGGDVMMVGDTYYVGMSERTNREGIRQFHNILASVGKKCIPVPMTEMLHLKTGVNYLEHNNLLISGEFLHYPTFKDFNQIVVDKSEGYAANCIWVNETVIVPEGYPNVLKAVQDLGIYRVITCDTSEYKKLDGGLSCLSLRF, encoded by the coding sequence ATGACACAAATGAAAGATAAATTTAAAAACGTAATCGTTAAGGTACCTGCATCATCTATGGTTGATGGTATTACATCGGCCCCAGAATTAGGCAAACCTATTTACGATCTAGCATTAGTACAACACGGAAAATATATTGAAGCATTAAGAAGCTGTGGAGTAGAAGTAACAATATGTCCGAAGAATGAACAATTCCCAGACTCATGTTTCGTTGAAGATACAGCTGTAATAGTAACTGGGGAAATTGCTATTTTATCAAACCCAGGAGCATCTACACGTAATGGTGAAAAACATGAAATGTTACCATATCTAGAAAAATTCTTCGATAAAGACCACCTATTTAAAATTGAAGCACCAGGAACATTAGATGGTGGTGATGTTATGATGGTTGGAGATACATACTATGTAGGTATGTCTGAAAGAACAAACCGTGAAGGAATTCGTCAATTCCACAATATTTTAGCAAGCGTTGGAAAGAAATGTATTCCAGTACCAATGACTGAAATGTTACATCTAAAAACAGGTGTTAACTACCTAGAACATAATAATTTATTAATTTCAGGTGAATTCTTACACTATCCAACATTTAAAGATTTTAATCAAATAGTTGTTGATAAAAGTGAAGGATATGCAGCAAACTGTATTTGAGTAAATGAAACTGTTATTGTTCCAGAAGGATACCCAAATGTTTTAAAAGCAGTTCAAGACTTAGGTATTTATAGAGTTATTACATGTGACACCTCAGAATATAAAAAACTTGATGGTGGATTAAGCTGCTTATCTCTAAGATTCTAA
- a CDS encoding variable surface lipoprotein, protein MKKINKILVGLASLSSLSIIPAISISCSKEVEINEGEVRQLNLLLDNISSNFNGYYDKETKQLKADYVDYNFENKADKKQEFVSKFNTLITEILSVLITSVKARTISSKTTFELLFNSSYSKIKAFSDWVKQNNLDFVHPNTKLLEKIKEVEAEVKQATDEKYKEIKATLNEAIQAAKTVAGNENDSVQNYTNALTILETALNTFKEEKIKLDEKKDTEAPDKTTDTSGDKPSTPSENEGSDTTTKPETPSTR, encoded by the coding sequence ATGAAAAAAATAAACAAAATATTAGTTGGTTTAGCAAGTTTATCTTCCTTATCAATTATTCCTGCTATTTCTATTTCATGTTCAAAAGAAGTAGAAATAAATGAAGGAGAAGTAAGACAATTAAATTTATTACTAGATAACATATCAAGCAATTTTAATGGATATTATGACAAAGAAACAAAACAATTAAAAGCTGATTATGTTGATTATAATTTTGAAAATAAAGCTGATAAAAAGCAAGAATTTGTTTCTAAATTTAATACATTAATCACTGAAATATTATCAGTTCTTATTACATCAGTTAAGGCAAGAACAATCAGCAGTAAAACAACTTTTGAATTATTATTCAATTCATCATATTCAAAAATTAAGGCCTTTTCTGATTGAGTAAAACAAAATAATTTAGATTTTGTTCATCCAAATACAAAACTATTAGAAAAAATCAAAGAAGTAGAAGCAGAAGTAAAACAAGCTACTGATGAAAAGTATAAAGAAATAAAGGCTACTTTAAATGAAGCAATTCAAGCCGCTAAAACAGTTGCTGGAAACGAAAATGATTCTGTTCAAAATTATACAAATGCTTTAACCATTTTAGAAACAGCCCTAAATACTTTTAAAGAAGAAAAAATAAAGTTAGATGAGAAAAAAGATACCGAAGCACCTGATAAGACAACAGATACATCAGGCGATAAACCATCTACACCAAGTGAAAATGAAGGTTCAGATACAACTACAAAACCTGAAACACCTTCAACAAGGTAA
- the gpmI gene encoding 2,3-bisphosphoglycerate-independent phosphoglycerate mutase — MNTNKKKKVILTVIDGLGLREENQGNAYAQAFHPIFDYLFAMCPNSVLQASGEFVGLPKGQIGNSEVGHLNIGAGRIVYTGLSLINNEIKTKQFLKNEVLNKIIDDSIKNNSTLHLMGLLSNGGVHSLDNHLFEIMKLAKSKGLKKVSIHIFGDGRDVKPQSINDSLNVLNKLSEEFNYPISSISGRFYAMDRDQIFERNELALSAILGKSENVFEDVNKYINDQYSQKIYDEFFIPAQAKDGLFLKDNDNVLFFNFRPDRARQLSHLILGSNLYSYKPNNKIKVNLFASMMKYEGIDSLIAFKEMEIKNPLGEVIQNNNLRQLRLAETQKYAHVTFFMDGGKEINFKNQERILVESIKAESFADYPHMSAKEITDQLLDKISDFDFVIMNYANPDMVGHTGNLKSTIKAIEFLDEQFERILKYVIANRDSITWFITADHGNAEITEDENNKPATKHTTSPVMFITTDKTIELENGSLCDVAPTILDYLNIDKPKEMSGKSLLKRF; from the coding sequence ATGAATACTAATAAAAAGAAAAAAGTTATTTTAACAGTTATTGATGGTCTAGGATTAAGAGAAGAAAACCAAGGCAATGCCTATGCACAAGCATTTCACCCTATTTTTGATTATTTGTTCGCAATGTGTCCTAATTCGGTATTACAAGCTTCTGGGGAATTTGTTGGATTACCAAAAGGACAAATTGGAAATTCAGAAGTTGGTCATTTAAACATCGGTGCAGGTAGAATAGTTTATACCGGTTTATCATTAATAAATAATGAAATCAAAACAAAACAGTTTTTAAAAAATGAAGTTTTAAATAAAATAATTGACGATTCAATTAAAAATAATTCAACACTACATCTAATGGGATTATTAAGTAACGGCGGGGTTCATTCATTAGATAATCATTTGTTTGAAATAATGAAACTTGCAAAATCAAAAGGGTTAAAAAAAGTTTCAATTCATATTTTTGGTGATGGTAGAGATGTTAAACCACAATCAATAAACGATTCACTTAATGTATTAAATAAATTATCAGAAGAATTTAACTATCCTATTTCATCAATTTCTGGAAGGTTTTATGCAATGGATAGAGATCAAATATTTGAAAGGAACGAACTTGCTTTAAGTGCTATACTAGGTAAATCAGAAAATGTTTTTGAAGATGTTAATAAATATATAAATGATCAATATTCTCAAAAAATATATGACGAATTTTTTATTCCTGCTCAAGCAAAAGATGGCCTATTTTTGAAAGATAATGATAATGTTTTATTCTTTAATTTCAGGCCAGATAGAGCAAGACAATTATCACACCTTATTCTAGGAAGCAATCTATATTCTTACAAACCTAATAACAAAATAAAAGTAAATTTATTTGCATCAATGATGAAATACGAAGGAATAGACTCGCTGATAGCTTTCAAAGAAATGGAAATAAAAAATCCACTTGGAGAAGTTATACAAAATAATAATCTAAGACAATTAAGATTAGCAGAAACTCAAAAATATGCACACGTTACATTCTTTATGGATGGTGGAAAAGAAATTAATTTTAAAAATCAAGAGCGAATATTAGTAGAAAGTATAAAGGCCGAGTCATTTGCTGATTATCCACATATGTCTGCTAAAGAAATAACAGATCAATTATTAGATAAAATTTCCGATTTTGATTTTGTAATTATGAACTATGCAAACCCAGATATGGTTGGCCATACAGGTAATTTAAAATCAACAATTAAAGCTATTGAATTCTTAGATGAACAATTTGAAAGAATATTGAAATACGTTATTGCAAACAGAGATAGCATAACATGATTTATTACAGCAGATCATGGAAATGCTGAAATTACTGAAGATGAAAATAATAAACCTGCAACAAAACATACTACCAGCCCCGTTATGTTTATTACTACTGATAAGACTATTGAATTAGAAAATGGCTCATTGTGTGATGTTGCGCCGACAATTCTTGATTATTTAAATATCGATAAACCTAAGGAAATGAGTGGAAAAAGCTTATTAAAAAGATTTTAA
- a CDS encoding DUF885 family protein, protein MTPKTKKTLITSAIVGGLIAAPFVLTLTPWAIQKKIVNKEYRENPSAFIERTKEKAKADNQEILDKIEAKAEMIATLETEYNAIENKDSNEAVAKKQQIDTLNQEKATLEAQLNEAIEEALYPALETLAENGDATVNKDNYKYTAKYVVKSYENFKNDLKTLGEEVDLNYPSKEQVEKISEFYQGWIDKFSKINPNNLDVTLTAWVSGLKYDWEIAKSIYASESRLVGSYLEWGLSYAYPVNSFYDSISEIKDETATKLLANLREGIASNVVLSKVVIKNNVKAFLSAHYAKELLEFAKGTEEEKSVADIIASSSLSDETKAFHTFYATEYYNASTHGVGENLPELKVFKTNKDNKEIENTIELFDETDSTTKKVYGLGLTQKDLEAKNVGLAHMPGSEETTDGKKIYSSILKFSTTSNDSAQDVFESGYTTSKTAANNMTLTAKAVAKLITGSETGVWAPTVKYDEDGLGEKEAADVQLNIRNEAGEINLIEFNKWMNQEQFFFGREDSSYYTEEKKKELVEDAKLEDAIKNLKDLGYEFLKDSEEKYGSITNKQFYYGALEAFKGYGQFRETTMQEGFSYFPNQVPKYGLTTYQYSRRADEGVGAYNENSKVEKDGFGAFMFNADPYYSLPKWSVTSFANHESVMGHHNQIYYAEQFLKKVDGLTIGNIFNYTSYIEGWALFMEWFGIEAGWYGTPDFANEDYYALPSSFKTSKGITSFVKATTAENVTDEEVKGIQELHGGVYWKLAANGTEITEENKKAHTLKAVELANMLQYYGALNEAQLRNMRRAVDTAYHGDIQGQEDLPAGASIQDVRNFLKANSALGIGDITSESKRYLNLPGQATSYNSGKEAMLKLYDRVRKSKGLTREQFVSDKENIKEFLNLLLETGALPLDTLKEIVELHYNLK, encoded by the coding sequence ATGACTCCAAAAACAAAAAAAACTTTAATAACTAGTGCTATTGTAGGTGGACTAATTGCAGCTCCATTTGTTTTAACATTAACACCATGAGCAATACAAAAAAAAATAGTTAATAAAGAATATAGAGAAAATCCTTCAGCTTTCATCGAACGTACTAAAGAAAAAGCTAAGGCAGATAATCAAGAAATATTAGATAAAATTGAAGCTAAAGCTGAAATGATTGCGACTTTAGAAACAGAATACAATGCTATTGAAAACAAAGATAGCAATGAAGCCGTTGCTAAGAAACAACAAATTGATACGCTAAATCAAGAAAAAGCAACTTTAGAAGCTCAACTTAATGAAGCTATTGAAGAAGCTTTATATCCAGCTTTAGAAACATTAGCAGAAAATGGTGATGCTACTGTTAATAAGGACAATTACAAATATACAGCAAAATATGTTGTTAAATCTTATGAAAACTTTAAAAACGATCTTAAAACTTTAGGTGAAGAAGTAGATCTAAATTACCCTTCAAAAGAACAAGTTGAAAAAATTAGCGAATTTTACCAAGGATGAATTGATAAATTTAGCAAAATTAATCCAAATAACTTAGATGTTACATTAACTGCATGAGTAAGCGGTTTAAAATATGACTGAGAAATTGCTAAATCAATTTATGCTTCTGAAAGCCGTTTAGTAGGTTCATACTTAGAATGAGGTCTTTCATACGCTTATCCAGTAAACTCATTCTATGATTCAATAAGTGAAATCAAAGATGAAACAGCAACTAAATTATTAGCTAACCTAAGAGAAGGTATTGCTTCAAACGTTGTTTTATCAAAAGTTGTAATTAAAAATAACGTAAAAGCATTCTTATCAGCTCACTATGCAAAAGAATTACTAGAATTTGCTAAAGGAACTGAAGAAGAAAAAAGTGTTGCAGATATTATTGCTTCTTCATCATTAAGCGACGAAACAAAAGCATTCCATACTTTCTATGCTACAGAGTACTACAACGCTTCAACTCACGGCGTGGGTGAAAATCTACCTGAGTTAAAGGTATTTAAAACAAACAAAGACAATAAAGAAATCGAAAATACAATCGAATTATTTGATGAAACAGACTCAACAACTAAAAAAGTTTATGGTCTAGGATTAACACAAAAAGACTTAGAAGCTAAAAATGTTGGTCTTGCACACATGCCAGGTTCAGAAGAAACAACAGATGGTAAGAAAATTTATAGCTCAATTCTTAAATTCTCAACTACTTCTAACGACAGTGCACAAGATGTTTTTGAATCAGGATATACAACTTCAAAAACAGCAGCTAACAACATGACTTTAACTGCAAAAGCTGTAGCTAAGTTAATTACAGGAAGTGAAACAGGTGTTTGAGCACCAACAGTTAAATATGACGAAGATGGATTAGGCGAAAAAGAAGCAGCAGATGTACAACTAAACATTAGAAACGAAGCTGGCGAAATTAATTTAATTGAATTTAACAAATGAATGAACCAAGAACAATTCTTCTTTGGACGTGAAGATTCTTCATATTACACAGAAGAAAAGAAAAAAGAATTAGTTGAAGATGCTAAATTAGAAGACGCAATTAAGAACTTAAAAGATTTAGGATATGAATTTTTAAAAGATTCGGAAGAAAAATACGGTTCAATTACAAACAAACAATTCTACTACGGTGCTTTAGAAGCATTCAAGGGATATGGACAATTTAGAGAAACAACAATGCAAGAGGGATTTTCATACTTCCCTAACCAAGTTCCAAAATACGGTTTAACAACCTATCAATATTCAAGACGTGCTGACGAAGGTGTTGGTGCATATAATGAAAATTCTAAGGTTGAAAAAGATGGATTTGGGGCATTTATGTTTAATGCTGACCCATACTACAGCTTACCAAAATGATCAGTAACATCATTTGCTAACCACGAAAGTGTTATGGGACACCACAACCAAATTTACTATGCAGAACAATTCTTGAAAAAAGTAGACGGTTTAACAATTGGAAATATTTTCAATTACACGTCATACATCGAAGGATGAGCTCTATTCATGGAATGATTTGGAATTGAAGCTGGATGATATGGAACACCTGATTTTGCAAATGAAGATTACTACGCCTTACCTTCAAGTTTCAAAACTTCAAAAGGTATTACAAGTTTTGTAAAAGCTACAACAGCTGAAAATGTAACAGATGAGGAAGTTAAAGGTATTCAAGAACTTCATGGTGGAGTTTATTGAAAATTAGCAGCTAACGGAACTGAAATTACGGAAGAAAATAAGAAAGCTCACACTCTAAAAGCTGTTGAACTTGCAAACATGCTACAATACTACGGAGCTTTAAATGAAGCTCAATTACGTAATATGAGACGTGCAGTTGATACAGCATATCATGGTGATATTCAAGGTCAAGAAGATTTACCTGCAGGTGCATCAATTCAAGATGTAAGAAACTTCTTAAAAGCAAATTCAGCATTAGGAATTGGTGATATTACTTCAGAATCAAAACGTTACCTAAATCTACCAGGTCAAGCAACCTCATATAACTCGGGTAAGGAAGCTATGTTAAAACTATACGACAGAGTACGTAAATCAAAAGGTTTAACAAGAGAACAATTTGTTTCAGATAAAGAAAATATTAAAGAATTCTTAAATCTGTTATTAGAAACAGGTGCATTACCACTAGATACATTAAAAGAAATTGTTGAATTACATTACAATCTAAAATAA
- a CDS encoding DUF885 family protein, whose protein sequence is MTSQNKKRLIISAITGGLLLAPVALTLTPWAIQKSLVTKAKVQANIKLQEDYKKAENEAILANAEQKSTIEQKTQQLATLEAEYNAIEDKKSEEAVKKAKEISDLKKELKKLNTEYQSAIDEAVFPFLEKLAEEGDASINNENFKNTAKYVVLSYENYKKSLSEFNKTVDINYPSKEDIKKINEFYQSWIDKFEKINKNNLNVTLTAWVSGLKYDWSIAQTTYAAEGRLLGAWYEWGPAYAFPVNAFYKTINRIKGPRATKVLANLKEGLNSNVVLSKVVIKNNVNSFLFADYKKELLDFAKGTEDSKSVVDIINSSTTVAEETKEFHKFYVTEYYSASKHGVGENLEELKVYKANSINEVENTLEIFDQTSNSVVSVYGLGLTQKDLEAKNVGLAHMPGSEETTDGKKIYSSILKFSTTSNDSAQDVFESGYTTSKTAANNMTLTAKAVAKLITGSETGVWAPTVKYDEDGLGKGEIVDLKLNIRDEEGNINLVDFNKWMNQEEFFFGREDSSYYSDAKKQELLSDPKLADAIKNLKELGYEFLKDSTESYGSITNQQFYYGALEAFKGYGQFRETTMDEGFSYFPNQVPRYGLTTYEYGARSSSGVGAYNSSRNVEKDGFGAFIFNADPYYSLPKWSVTSFANHEGVMGHHNQIYYAEQFLKKEAGLTIGNIFNYTSYKEGWALFMEWFGIEAGWYGTPDFENEDYYALPSSFKTSKGITSFVTATEASNVTEEQVKAIQELHGGVYWKLAANGAEITEENKKAHTLKAVELANMLQYYGALNEAQLRNMRRAVDTAYHGDIQGQEDLPAGASIQDVRNFLKANSALGIGDITSESKRYLNLPGQSTSYNSGKEAMLKLYDRVRKSKGLTREQFVSDKENIKEFLNLLLETGALPLETLKEIVELHYGL, encoded by the coding sequence ATGACTTCACAAAATAAAAAAAGACTAATCATTAGTGCTATTACTGGTGGATTGTTACTAGCTCCAGTTGCTTTAACATTAACTCCATGAGCAATACAAAAATCATTAGTTACTAAGGCAAAAGTTCAAGCAAATATAAAACTTCAAGAAGACTATAAAAAAGCTGAAAACGAAGCTATTTTAGCAAACGCTGAACAAAAATCTACAATTGAACAAAAGACACAACAATTAGCTACACTTGAAGCTGAATACAATGCAATTGAAGATAAGAAAAGCGAAGAAGCAGTTAAAAAAGCTAAAGAAATTTCTGATCTTAAAAAAGAGCTTAAAAAATTAAACACAGAATATCAATCAGCAATTGACGAAGCAGTCTTTCCATTTCTTGAAAAATTAGCTGAAGAAGGCGATGCTTCAATTAATAACGAAAACTTTAAAAACACAGCTAAATATGTAGTTTTATCATATGAAAATTACAAAAAAAGCTTAAGTGAATTTAATAAAACTGTTGATATAAATTATCCTTCAAAAGAAGATATTAAAAAAATTAATGAATTCTATCAATCATGAATTGATAAATTTGAAAAAATTAATAAAAATAATTTAAACGTTACTTTAACAGCGTGAGTAAGTGGATTAAAATACGACTGAAGTATTGCACAAACAACTTATGCAGCTGAAGGTCGTTTATTAGGTGCTTGATATGAATGAGGTCCTGCATATGCATTCCCAGTTAATGCATTTTATAAAACTATAAACCGTATAAAAGGTCCAAGAGCTACAAAAGTATTAGCAAACTTAAAAGAAGGTTTAAATTCAAACGTTGTTTTATCAAAAGTTGTTATTAAAAATAACGTAAACTCATTCTTATTTGCAGATTACAAAAAAGAATTATTAGATTTTGCAAAAGGTACAGAAGATTCAAAATCAGTAGTTGATATTATTAACTCATCTACAACAGTTGCAGAAGAAACAAAAGAATTCCATAAATTCTATGTAACTGAATATTACAGTGCATCAAAACACGGTGTAGGTGAAAACTTAGAAGAATTAAAAGTTTATAAAGCTAATTCAATAAACGAGGTAGAAAACACATTAGAAATTTTTGATCAAACTTCAAACAGTGTAGTTTCTGTATACGGTTTAGGATTAACACAAAAAGACTTAGAAGCTAAAAATGTTGGTCTTGCACACATGCCGGGTTCAGAAGAAACAACAGATGGTAAGAAAATTTATAGCTCAATTCTTAAATTCTCAACTACTTCTAACGACAGTGCACAAGATGTTTTTGAATCAGGATATACAACTTCAAAAACAGCAGCTAACAACATGACTTTAACTGCAAAAGCTGTAGCTAAGTTAATTACAGGAAGTGAAACAGGCGTTTGAGCACCAACAGTTAAATATGACGAAGATGGATTAGGAAAAGGCGAAATAGTTGATCTAAAGCTAAACATCAGAGATGAAGAAGGAAACATTAACTTAGTTGATTTCAACAAATGAATGAACCAAGAAGAATTTTTCTTTGGTCGTGAAGATTCTTCATACTACTCAGATGCTAAAAAACAAGAATTATTAAGCGATCCAAAATTAGCAGATGCAATTAAAAACCTAAAAGAATTAGGATATGAATTCTTAAAAGATTCAACAGAATCATATGGTTCAATTACTAACCAACAATTTTACTACGGTGCTTTAGAAGCATTCAAGGGATATGGACAATTTAGAGAAACAACAATGGATGAAGGATTCTCATACTTCCCTAACCAAGTTCCAAGATATGGTTTAACAACATATGAATATGGAGCAAGAAGTAGTTCAGGTGTTGGAGCTTATAATTCATCAAGAAATGTCGAAAAAGACGGATTCGGTGCATTTATATTTAATGCTGACCCATACTACAGCTTACCAAAATGATCAGTAACATCATTTGCTAACCACGAAGGTGTTATGGGACACCACAACCAAATTTACTACGCAGAACAATTCTTGAAAAAAGAAGCTGGCTTAACAATTGGAAACATTTTCAATTACACTTCATATAAAGAAGGATGAGCTCTATTCATGGAATGATTTGGAATTGAAGCTGGATGATATGGAACTCCTGACTTTGAAAATGAAGATTACTATGCTTTACCTTCAAGTTTCAAAACTTCAAAAGGTATTACAAGCTTTGTAACAGCAACAGAAGCTTCAAATGTAACTGAAGAACAAGTTAAAGCTATTCAAGAACTTCATGGTGGAGTTTATTGAAAATTAGCAGCTAACGGAGCTGAAATTACAGAAGAAAATAAGAAAGCTCACACTCTAAAAGCTGTTGAACTTGCAAACATGCTACAATACTACGGTGCTTTAAATGAAGCTCAATTACGTAATATGAGACGTGCAGTTGATACAGCATATCATGGTGATATTCAAGGTCAAGAAGATTTACCTGCAGGTGCATCAATTCAAGATGTAAGAAACTTCTTAAAAGCAAATTCAGCATTAGGAATTGGTGATATTACTTCAGAATCAAAACGTTACCTAAATCTACCAGGTCAATCAACTTCATATAACTCAGGTAAAGAAGCTATGTTAAAACTATATGACAGAGTACGTAAATCAAAAGGTTTAACAAGAGAACAATTTGTTTCAGATAAAGAAAATATTAAAGAATTCTTAAATCTATTATTAGAAACAGGTGCTTTACCACTTGAAACATTAAAAGAAATCGTTGAATTACACTACGGTCTATAA
- a CDS encoding ABC transporter permease family protein, giving the protein MELKKGFFKEHLKLNNTILKNGPYNLFWKIGFFLIISSLIIVSIYIINFSFSRNGISLFFEGLKDFFTPSTYSNLYNQNLFIISFTFLWNSIKLVFLSTIFGFIFAFLTAYFSNMKTNSKYIAIPVKITVIFLRIFPELFFIYLFKISFDKELAITLIYCWFTWLWLHEYFSQTIENANFNIFYHLTKSKTSKFKAFRLEIWPQIRKKFISYYFYAFETNLRWSAILANLGYLGMGILTNPQSNPVDYSQLLIPLIILVTFLFLLEVISEYFNKLFFENRTTNEINFKKYNTKKLIKKVLAVAFLIIGLTITVITVKNLSNQTFHKTETSNFFSKMFQGEWTKLTWDFSNDGIIWILLQLFALVFLTFILVYVISYFRMLLMAKQLVGKKVGIFYKYYNIFIRSIPSVILFLLISNLFNEFSAAFVFAFAIHSSASLSRNLYQTINLVNETKIKELKKLKYTNFWIYKNYIRPKIKLDFITFASFELEKITRNFITYGSLSSSLLGQKTNLNRANDVENIAPYLWIGFLVIAFISLVSYLIRLKLTKQKWI; this is encoded by the coding sequence ATGGAACTAAAAAAGGGATTTTTTAAAGAACATTTAAAATTAAATAACACTATTTTGAAAAACGGACCGTATAATCTGTTTTGAAAAATAGGTTTTTTTCTTATTATTTCTTCCCTAATAATTGTTTCAATATATATTATTAACTTTAGTTTTTCAAGAAATGGAATAAGCCTATTTTTTGAAGGCTTAAAAGATTTTTTTACACCTTCTACATATAGCAATCTATATAATCAAAACTTATTTATAATTTCTTTTACATTTTTATGAAACAGTATTAAGCTGGTTTTCTTAAGTACAATTTTTGGATTTATATTTGCTTTTTTAACTGCTTATTTTTCAAATATGAAAACTAATTCAAAATATATTGCTATCCCTGTAAAAATAACAGTTATATTTTTAAGAATTTTTCCTGAATTATTCTTCATATACCTATTTAAAATTTCATTTGATAAAGAACTTGCAATTACATTGATTTATTGCTGATTTACATGACTTTGATTACATGAGTATTTTTCTCAAACTATTGAGAATGCAAATTTTAATATTTTTTATCATCTAACCAAATCAAAAACATCAAAATTTAAAGCTTTTCGATTAGAAATATGACCTCAAATTAGAAAAAAATTTATAAGTTATTACTTTTATGCTTTTGAAACAAATTTAAGATGGTCTGCAATTCTTGCTAATTTAGGTTATTTAGGTATGGGAATTTTAACAAATCCTCAAAGCAATCCCGTTGATTATTCTCAATTATTAATACCTTTAATTATTCTTGTTACATTTTTATTTTTACTTGAAGTAATAAGTGAATATTTCAACAAATTATTTTTTGAAAACAGAACCACTAATGAAATTAATTTTAAAAAATATAATACTAAAAAACTAATTAAAAAAGTTTTAGCAGTAGCTTTTTTAATAATTGGGTTAACAATAACCGTAATTACAGTTAAGAATTTAAGCAATCAAACTTTTCACAAAACCGAAACATCAAACTTTTTTTCAAAAATGTTCCAGGGTGAATGAACTAAACTAACTTGAGACTTTTCTAATGATGGAATTATTTGAATATTATTACAACTTTTTGCTTTAGTATTTTTAACTTTTATTTTAGTTTATGTTATTTCTTATTTTAGAATGCTTTTGATGGCTAAGCAATTAGTTGGCAAAAAGGTTGGTATATTTTATAAATACTATAATATCTTTATTCGCTCAATTCCATCAGTTATATTATTTTTATTAATATCAAATCTATTTAATGAATTTTCAGCAGCTTTTGTTTTTGCATTTGCAATACACAGTTCTGCTTCGCTTTCAAGGAATTTATATCAAACTATAAATTTAGTTAATGAAACAAAAATTAAGGAATTAAAAAAATTAAAATATACTAATTTTTGGATTTATAAAAATTATATAAGACCTAAAATTAAACTAGACTTTATAACTTTTGCAAGTTTTGAACTAGAAAAAATAACTAGAAATTTTATTACTTATGGTTCATTATCGTCATCATTATTAGGGCAAAAGACAAATTTAAACAGAGCTAATGATGTCGAGAATATTGCACCATATTTATGAATAGGTTTCTTAGTGATTGCATTTATAAGTTTAGTTTCATATTTAATTAGATTAAAATTAACAAAACAAAAATGAATATAA